The following are from one region of the Pectobacterium actinidiae genome:
- a CDS encoding carbohydrate ABC transporter permease — MNVETLNTGVRNSANRHPLRVTTRFTLPLLLICAALLWVSPFIWMLSASVSTSSFGVDMASLLPRLPLTFDNFRDAWDSADWLRLYTNTLFFAVGTFLVQLVTITTAGYIFAYHEFRGKTLLFYLLLIQMMIMPVVMMVPNMMTLKQLGLLNTLTGVMMPYFASAFGVFLMRQAFLNIAKEIEEAALMEGCRWWQVVFHVLIPMTWPSILAFATVSITYHWNEYLWPLMVLNDPDKQVLTIGLVSFAMGAESGGQWGLICAGTLLVCLPLMVAFVVFQKQFLSSFGFSGIK, encoded by the coding sequence ATGAACGTTGAAACTCTGAATACTGGCGTTCGGAATAGTGCAAACCGCCATCCGCTGCGCGTCACGACGCGATTCACGCTACCGCTGCTGCTGATTTGCGCCGCGCTACTGTGGGTCAGCCCGTTTATCTGGATGCTGTCTGCTTCCGTCAGCACCAGCAGCTTTGGCGTAGACATGGCCTCGCTGTTGCCGCGTCTCCCACTGACATTCGATAACTTCCGCGATGCGTGGGACAGTGCCGACTGGCTACGGCTGTACACCAATACGCTTTTCTTTGCGGTCGGCACGTTTCTGGTACAGCTAGTGACGATCACCACGGCGGGCTACATCTTTGCTTACCACGAATTCCGCGGCAAAACGCTGCTGTTCTACCTGTTGCTGATTCAAATGATGATTATGCCCGTCGTCATGATGGTGCCGAACATGATGACGCTCAAACAGCTTGGCCTGCTCAATACGCTGACCGGCGTGATGATGCCGTATTTCGCCTCGGCGTTTGGCGTGTTTCTGATGCGTCAGGCGTTTCTCAATATCGCCAAAGAGATCGAAGAAGCCGCGTTGATGGAAGGCTGTCGCTGGTGGCAGGTGGTGTTTCACGTCCTGATTCCGATGACCTGGCCGTCGATTCTGGCCTTCGCCACGGTCAGCATTACCTATCACTGGAACGAATATCTCTGGCCGCTGATGGTGCTTAACGATCCAGACAAACAGGTGCTGACCATCGGGCTGGTGTCATTTGCCATGGGCGCAGAGTCCGGCGGGCAGTGGGGATTAATCTGCGCGGGTACGCTACTGGTGTGCCTGCCACTGATGGTGGCTTTTGTCGTGTTCCAGAAGCAGTTCCTGAGCAGCTTCGGCTTCTCGGGCATTAAGTGA